One genomic segment of Nocardia spumae includes these proteins:
- a CDS encoding TetR/AcrR family transcriptional regulator has protein sequence MSPRAGLSRDRITRAAAELADEVGFAQVTLSAVARRFGVKDPSLYTHVRNLRDLQVQVGLLAGAEMNDRIGPAVAGRSGREALHAFGDAYRCYAVEHPGRYAATQIRMDPAEVAGEPALLRGIELTAALLRGYGLREPELTDAGRLLRSTFHGFATLEAAGGFAHSRPVDTSWRHILDALHRTLSQWSTPTEEEVSQ, from the coding sequence ATGTCCCCTCGTGCCGGTCTGTCCAGAGACCGAATCACCCGCGCCGCGGCCGAACTCGCCGACGAGGTCGGATTCGCCCAGGTCACCCTCTCCGCGGTGGCTCGCAGATTCGGCGTGAAGGACCCCAGTCTGTATACCCATGTCCGCAATCTGCGGGATCTGCAGGTGCAGGTCGGGCTGTTGGCCGGTGCGGAGATGAACGACCGGATCGGCCCCGCGGTGGCGGGCCGATCCGGTCGGGAGGCACTGCACGCATTCGGCGATGCGTACCGCTGCTATGCCGTCGAACATCCGGGCCGGTACGCGGCGACGCAGATCCGGATGGATCCGGCCGAGGTGGCCGGAGAGCCCGCACTGCTGCGCGGTATCGAACTCACGGCGGCGCTGCTGCGCGGTTACGGTCTGCGTGAACCGGAGCTGACCGATGCGGGTCGCTTGCTGCGCAGCACATTTCACGGTTTCGCCACCCTCGAGGCGGCGGGCGGCTTCGCGCACTCCCGGCCTGTCGACACCAGTTGGCGCCACATCCTCGACGCACTGCACCGGACCCTGTCGCAGTGGTCGACCCCAACCGAAGAGGAAGTCTCGCAATGA
- a CDS encoding SAM-dependent methyltransferase, which translates to MRTDDDSWDINTSVGSTALFVAAARALGGRAADALACDPFAELFVSAAGGEWADLLDGRVRDHPLLTPDFGIPFQQHQLARTRYFDEYLRVAVAGGIRQVVVLAAGLDARAYRLPWLEGCTVYELDRPQVLDFKRETLADAGRSPIADRREVAVDLRSDWPKALRSSGFDADRPAAWLIEGLLIYLTPTAQDELFAAVDELSASGSRVAIEQMDPLPADAAEALTAGGDAGSEWLRLIYNEPRDEATAWFDARGWRGDRVYLPEYIRSLGGTPAGAEGRQQSLINLVTVVR; encoded by the coding sequence ATGCGTACCGACGACGATTCCTGGGATATCAACACGAGTGTCGGATCCACAGCCTTGTTCGTCGCGGCAGCGCGTGCCCTCGGCGGCCGCGCGGCCGATGCCCTCGCCTGCGATCCGTTCGCCGAACTCTTCGTCTCGGCGGCGGGCGGCGAGTGGGCGGATCTACTGGACGGCAGGGTGCGCGATCATCCGCTGCTGACGCCGGACTTCGGTATCCCGTTCCAGCAGCATCAACTGGCCCGCACACGATATTTCGACGAATACCTCCGCGTCGCGGTGGCCGGCGGCATCCGGCAGGTGGTCGTGCTGGCGGCGGGTCTGGACGCACGCGCGTACCGGCTGCCGTGGCTCGAGGGCTGCACGGTGTACGAGTTGGATCGGCCGCAGGTGCTCGACTTCAAACGGGAGACCCTGGCCGACGCCGGACGTTCGCCGATCGCCGATCGCCGCGAAGTAGCGGTCGATCTGCGCTCGGATTGGCCGAAAGCCTTGCGCAGCAGTGGTTTCGACGCTGATCGACCGGCCGCCTGGCTGATCGAAGGGCTGCTGATCTACCTGACACCGACCGCGCAGGACGAGCTCTTCGCCGCCGTCGACGAGCTCAGCGCATCCGGCAGCCGGGTCGCCATCGAACAGATGGATCCCCTGCCCGCCGACGCGGCCGAGGCCCTGACGGCCGGTGGGGACGCGGGATCGGAATGGTTGCGGTTGATCTACAACGAGCCTCGGGACGAGGCCACCGCATGGTTCGACGCCCGAGGCTGGCGTGGTGACCGCGTCTACCTGCCCGAGTACATCCGCAGTCTCGGCGGCACCCCGGCAGGCGCGGAAGGTCGGCAGCAATCGTTGATCAATCTGGTGACCGTCGTCAGGTGA